One genomic region from Planctomycetia bacterium encodes:
- a CDS encoding sugar ABC transporter permease translates to MRRELGMFVALVVMCLVLFISNPDFLGPSNAINTLRQISMLGIYAIGIGFVIIAGGIDLSVGSVVGLTGVIIAKMSSHATGGLAYPLWLGIGMALAAALLVGLTQGLLITRLKLQPFIVTLGGMLLVRGVSQTIVEGGTLSMGRSPLLGLANGGLLQISGDPLVPYPFLMFLMVAGIGTYVLHFTVFGRYVYAIGGNRDAAEYSGINVKKVETLTYVISSGLAGIAGVCYAAYIGQMSQQVGVAYELYAIAAVVLGGCSLRGGEGTVLGIIIGSAIMRVIDNGINMFQLRYDDDGGIPRLWRLNPNWTFIIVGAVILVAVVLDQVVHIVQAARRIKRIPVGVDPVTPAGDTSVEV, encoded by the coding sequence ATGAGACGCGAGTTGGGCATGTTCGTGGCATTGGTCGTGATGTGCCTGGTGCTTTTCATCTCGAACCCTGATTTTCTGGGGCCATCGAACGCCATCAATACGTTGCGACAGATTTCGATGCTGGGGATCTACGCGATTGGCATCGGGTTCGTGATCATCGCTGGCGGAATCGACCTGTCGGTCGGCTCCGTGGTCGGTCTAACCGGCGTCATCATCGCCAAGATGTCGTCGCATGCGACCGGCGGCCTGGCTTACCCGCTGTGGTTGGGGATCGGTATGGCGCTTGCCGCCGCGCTGCTGGTCGGGCTGACGCAGGGCCTCCTGATCACGCGCCTGAAGTTGCAACCATTCATCGTCACGCTGGGTGGCATGCTGCTGGTCCGCGGCGTTTCACAGACCATTGTCGAGGGCGGAACGCTGAGCATGGGCAGATCCCCTTTGCTGGGATTGGCCAACGGCGGTCTGCTCCAGATCAGCGGCGATCCCTTGGTGCCTTATCCGTTCCTGATGTTCCTGATGGTGGCGGGTATCGGGACCTACGTCCTGCATTTCACGGTATTCGGCCGCTATGTGTACGCCATCGGCGGCAACCGCGACGCGGCCGAGTATTCGGGTATCAACGTCAAGAAGGTCGAAACGTTGACGTACGTGATCTCGTCGGGGTTGGCGGGGATCGCGGGCGTTTGTTACGCGGCGTACATCGGCCAGATGTCGCAACAGGTCGGGGTCGCGTACGAGCTTTACGCGATCGCGGCCGTGGTGCTGGGCGGCTGCTCCCTGCGCGGCGGCGAGGGAACGGTGCTGGGCATCATCATCGGCTCGGCGATCATGCGGGTCATCGACAACGGCATCAACATGTTCCAGCTCCGTTACGACGACGACGGCGGAATTCCGCGGTTGTGGCGCCTGAACCCGAACTGGACGTTCATCATCGTCGGCGCCGTGATCCTGGTGGCGGTCGTCCTTGATCAGGTCGTTCACATCGTGCAGGCGGCCCGGCGCATCAAACGTATCCCCGTCGGCGTGGACCCGGTCACACCCGCTGGCGACACTTCAGTAGAAGTGTAG
- a CDS encoding hypothetical protein (possible pseudo, internal stop codon), whose protein sequence is MKLLPKGGKIAVFVGMFSADNASQRLKGIEDAIAGHNINIIDKREDNTDRAKARSNVEDIVNANADLAMVVGLWNYNGTAIAAALSGLGKKGKVLAAVFDEDDGTLDGIESGSIQVTVVQKPFMFGYLSAKWMHELATKGDAAKAALPPTRIIDTGVEVIDKTNVAAFKAKLAEMKKSS, encoded by the coding sequence GTGAAGCTGTTGCCCAAGGGCGGCAAGATCGCCGTGTTCGTCGGCATGTTCTCGGCCGACAATGCGTCGCAACGATTGAAGGGGATTGAGGACGCGATCGCCGGGCACAACATCAACATCATCGACAAGCGCGAGGACAACACGGATCGGGCGAAGGCCCGCTCGAACGTCGAGGACATTGTCAACGCGAACGCGGATCTGGCGATGGTCGTCGGGCTGTGGAACTACAACGGCACGGCCATTGCCGCCGCGCTCAGTGGCCTTGGCAAGAAAGGCAAGGTGCTGGCGGCTGTGTTCGACGAGGACGACGGCACGCTGGACGGAATCGAAAGCGGATCCATTCAGGTCACGGTGGTACAAAAGCCGTTCATGTTCGGATACCTGTCCGCCAAGTGGATGCACGAACTGGCGACCAAGGGCGACGCGGCCAAGGCGGCGCTGCCGCCCACGCGGATCATCGACACCGGTGTCGAGGTCATCGACAAGACGAACGTCGCGGCGTTCAAGGCTAAGTTGGCCGAGATGAAGAAGTCCTCGTAA
- the rluA gene encoding RNA pseudouridine synthase, protein MHEPRVLFERSGVIALAKPPGLATQAPPGIDSVERWLRGRLAPGAYLGIPHRLDRAVSGVLLMAATPRAARQLSRQFERRLVAKHYLAIVECRGDLPPSAAGAEWHDQVVKVPDEARARLADAAEGKLALTVARTLAADVPAAGRAILGLEPRTGRMHQLRLQAAARGLPIVGDRLYDPAADTDWSGPAAEAGIEPPIALHAWRIGFRDPDTGADVVAEVPLPDSWPAPARAAVS, encoded by the coding sequence ATGCACGAACCTCGGGTGCTGTTCGAACGCTCCGGCGTGATCGCGCTGGCCAAGCCTCCGGGCCTGGCGACGCAGGCGCCACCGGGCATCGACTCGGTCGAGCGCTGGCTGCGCGGCCGGCTCGCCCCCGGCGCCTACCTCGGCATCCCGCACCGTCTCGACCGGGCCGTGTCGGGCGTGCTGCTGATGGCCGCCACGCCCCGCGCGGCCCGGCAGCTGTCGCGGCAGTTCGAGCGCCGGCTGGTCGCCAAGCACTACCTGGCCATCGTCGAGTGCCGCGGCGATCTGCCGCCGTCCGCTGCCGGCGCGGAATGGCACGACCAGGTCGTGAAGGTACCGGACGAGGCCCGCGCGCGGCTGGCGGATGCGGCGGAGGGGAAGCTGGCCCTGACGGTGGCACGGACGCTCGCCGCCGACGTCCCCGCAGCAGGCCGCGCCATCCTCGGGCTCGAGCCGCGCACCGGGCGGATGCATCAACTGCGGCTGCAGGCCGCGGCCCGCGGCCTGCCGATCGTGGGCGACCGGCTCTACGATCCGGCCGCCGACACCGACTGGAGCGGCCCGGCCGCCGAAGCGGGCATCGAGCCGCCGATCGCCCTGCACGCCTGGCGGATCGGTTTCCGCGACCCGGACACCGGCGCCGACGTCGTCGCCGAGGTGCCGCTCCCGGACTCGTGGCCGGCGCCGGCCCGCGCAGCCGTCTCCTGA
- a CDS encoding ABC transporter ATP-binding protein, with translation MTAALHDPRSAAAAPADAPPHLELRAARVSFTAPGGPLVHAVDGISLAVPRGTFVVVVGTNGSGKSTLLGSIAGTVRLDSGSIHLAGHDITAWQEHERARLIGRVFQDPRAGTAGSLTVIENLAVAACRGRPAGLGWATSKSLRAEAAARLAAIVPGLEGRLDQPIGSLSGGQRQIVTLLKATWHRPELLLLDEHTAALDPAAADRVVQATARIVREDNLTALMVTHSLTQAASLGDRLLLVHRGRLAIDASGAAKRRLGAEDLADRFDRLRRADQLDDTAARTLADRYA, from the coding sequence ATGACCGCAGCCCTGCACGATCCCCGCTCCGCGGCCGCAGCGCCCGCGGACGCCCCCCCGCACCTCGAGCTCCGCGCCGCCCGCGTCAGCTTCACCGCCCCGGGCGGACCGCTCGTCCACGCCGTGGACGGCATCTCGCTGGCCGTGCCGCGCGGCACGTTCGTCGTCGTCGTCGGCACGAACGGCTCCGGCAAGAGCACGCTGCTCGGCTCGATCGCCGGCACGGTGCGTCTCGACTCCGGCAGCATCCACCTCGCCGGCCACGACATCACGGCCTGGCAAGAGCACGAACGTGCCCGGCTCATCGGCCGCGTGTTCCAGGATCCGCGGGCCGGCACGGCGGGCAGCCTGACAGTGATCGAGAACCTCGCCGTGGCCGCCTGCCGGGGCAGGCCCGCCGGTCTCGGCTGGGCGACGTCGAAGTCGCTGCGTGCCGAGGCCGCCGCCCGGCTGGCAGCGATCGTGCCCGGCCTGGAGGGCAGGCTCGACCAGCCGATCGGGTCGCTCTCCGGAGGGCAGCGGCAGATCGTCACGCTGCTCAAGGCGACCTGGCACCGGCCCGAGCTCCTTCTCCTCGACGAGCACACCGCCGCCCTCGACCCCGCAGCCGCCGACCGGGTCGTGCAGGCCACGGCTCGGATCGTCCGCGAGGACAACCTCACCGCGCTGATGGTGACCCACTCGCTTACCCAGGCGGCGTCGCTCGGCGACCGGCTGCTGCTCGTGCACCGCGGCCGGCTGGCGATCGACGCGTCCGGAGCCGCCAAGCGCCGTCTCGGCGCCGAGGATCTCGCCGACCGCTTCGACCGGCTGCGTCGCGCCGACCAGCTCGACGACACCGCGGCCCGGACGCTCGCCGACCGCTACGCCTGA
- the gpi2 gene encoding glucosamine-6-phosphate deaminase: protein MPSDSDIDSAAGPVCPGPVYRGPLPPGNTVERAPVTVYDAAGEASRAVAQEIADLVAARAAAGRQVVLGLATGSTPVGVYRELVRLHREEGLSFRNVVTFNLDEYWPLSPDAPQSYHRFMREQLFDHIDIEPTAVHIPDGTESRASLLDACALYEERIRAAGGIDLQLLGIGRTGHIGFNEPGSPVESRTRLITLDRVTRADAAGDFSGERNVPRQAITMGVGTILDARRILLLAFGEHKAPVVRRAVEQAPDLLVTASVLQRHPDARFVLDRSAASRLSRFESPWLVGPLEAMGLGWTEPLTRKAVIWLAQQVGKPILKLVDEDYNEHGLQDLLSARGRAYDLNIEVFRALQDTITGWPGGRPGKPRRIRGLASAAEEFPKRIVVFSPHPDDDVIGMGGTFIRLCEQGHEVHVAYQTSGSMAVWDESAERHVEFAEEWCRAFGIGDAAGTVAGHIRGLLRAGAGGAPDEVRTVKALIRRTEARAAARYSGVAPERIHFLDLPFYETGTVRKRPVGAEDVRIVAELLDRVRPHQVYAAGDLADPHGTHRVCLGIVTKALAELGDRPWAERCEVWLYRGAWQEWEPHEIDMAVPLSPDEVERKRLAIFKHESQKDRSLFPGSTDAREFWQRAEDCTRETARLYDTLGLPEYEAIEGFALLQHRGS from the coding sequence ATGCCCTCAGACTCCGACATCGATTCCGCTGCTGGCCCGGTCTGTCCTGGTCCCGTCTATCGCGGGCCGCTGCCCCCCGGCAATACGGTCGAGCGGGCCCCCGTGACCGTCTACGACGCCGCCGGCGAGGCGAGCCGGGCGGTGGCCCAGGAGATCGCCGACCTCGTCGCCGCGCGGGCGGCGGCGGGCCGGCAGGTGGTCCTCGGGCTGGCCACGGGGAGCACGCCCGTGGGCGTGTATCGCGAGCTCGTCCGGCTGCACCGCGAGGAAGGTTTGTCGTTCCGCAACGTCGTCACCTTCAACCTCGACGAATACTGGCCGCTATCCCCCGACGCGCCGCAGAGCTACCACCGCTTCATGCGCGAGCAGCTCTTCGACCACATCGACATCGAACCCACCGCGGTCCACATCCCGGATGGGACCGAGTCGCGGGCGTCCCTCCTCGACGCCTGCGCCCTCTACGAGGAGCGGATTCGTGCCGCGGGCGGGATCGACCTGCAGCTGCTGGGGATCGGCCGCACCGGGCATATCGGCTTCAACGAGCCGGGCAGTCCGGTGGAGAGCCGCACCCGTCTGATCACGCTCGACCGCGTCACGCGGGCCGACGCGGCGGGGGATTTTTCCGGCGAGCGCAACGTGCCGCGGCAGGCGATCACGATGGGGGTGGGCACGATCCTCGACGCCCGGCGGATCCTGCTCCTCGCCTTCGGCGAGCACAAGGCGCCCGTCGTGCGCCGGGCCGTCGAGCAGGCCCCCGACCTGCTCGTGACAGCGAGCGTCCTGCAGCGGCACCCCGACGCCCGCTTCGTGCTCGACCGCTCGGCGGCGTCGCGGCTGTCGCGGTTCGAGTCGCCGTGGCTGGTGGGGCCGCTGGAGGCGATGGGGCTCGGCTGGACCGAGCCGCTGACCCGCAAGGCGGTGATCTGGCTGGCCCAGCAGGTCGGCAAGCCGATCCTCAAGCTTGTGGACGAGGACTACAACGAGCACGGCCTGCAGGACCTGCTCTCGGCGCGGGGCCGGGCCTACGACCTCAACATCGAGGTCTTTCGGGCGCTGCAGGACACGATCACCGGCTGGCCCGGCGGCCGGCCCGGAAAGCCGCGCCGGATCCGGGGACTGGCATCGGCTGCGGAGGAGTTTCCCAAGCGGATCGTCGTCTTCAGCCCGCACCCCGACGACGACGTGATCGGCATGGGGGGAACGTTCATCCGGCTCTGCGAGCAGGGGCATGAGGTGCACGTCGCCTACCAGACGAGCGGCAGCATGGCCGTGTGGGACGAGTCCGCCGAGCGGCATGTGGAGTTTGCCGAGGAATGGTGCCGGGCCTTCGGGATCGGCGACGCGGCCGGCACGGTCGCCGGTCACATCCGCGGCCTGCTCCGCGCCGGCGCTGGCGGCGCGCCCGACGAGGTGCGCACCGTGAAGGCGCTGATCCGGCGGACCGAGGCCCGGGCCGCCGCCCGCTACTCCGGCGTCGCGCCGGAGCGGATCCACTTTCTCGACCTTCCGTTCTACGAGACCGGTACCGTGCGCAAGCGGCCCGTCGGGGCGGAGGACGTGCGGATCGTGGCCGAACTGCTCGACCGCGTCCGGCCGCACCAGGTGTATGCCGCCGGCGACCTCGCCGACCCGCACGGCACCCATCGCGTCTGCCTCGGCATCGTGACGAAGGCGCTGGCGGAACTCGGCGACCGGCCGTGGGCCGAACGCTGCGAGGTCTGGCTGTATCGCGGTGCCTGGCAGGAGTGGGAGCCGCACGAGATCGACATGGCGGTCCCGCTGTCGCCGGACGAGGTCGAGCGGAAGCGGCTGGCGATCTTCAAGCACGAGAGTCAGAAGGATCGGTCCCTGTTCCCGGGATCCACGGATGCCCGTGAGTTCTGGCAGCGGGCCGAGGACTGCACCCGGGAAACCGCCCGCCTCTACGACACGCTGGGCCTGCCCGAGTACGAAGCGATCGAGGGCTTCGCGCTCTTGCAGCACCGCGGGTCGTAG
- a CDS encoding sugar ABC transporter ATP-binding protein, with protein sequence MEAPALLAMSGITKRFPGVTALSRVSLSLAAGEVLALMGENGAGKSTLMKILGGAYPPDEGQIVIDGQAVVLTGVREAKRRGIALIHQELMLAPNLDIASNIFLGSEQAGGLGMLRPLGRRDMNQKAAVLLARVGLKRPPTTAVSTLTAGQMQMVEIAKALSVNARIIIMDEPTSSLTSGESEQLFKIIQQLRGEGIGIIYISHRMQEVLDLADRITVLRDGRYIGDLARAGATHDKIVALMVGRELSNQYFPPKKPRREEEPVPGGTAETGIEPVLEVKELLVPGAPAGVTFTARRGEILGFAGLVGAGRTELMQSIFGATPARGGSMVLAGAAFLPRNTRDAIDRGVYLAPEDRKRHGLVLPMSVAENTSLPNIANYNRWGLLDRATEQRVAESEVARLRTKTPSIRQRVVNLSGGNQQKVVLGKWLAMSPKVLILDEPTRGIDVGAKAEIYRHVAALADAGITILMVSSDMEEVIGMSDRVVVMHERQIKGVLTRAELTQERIASLMTGTTEGAAA encoded by the coding sequence GTGGAGGCCCCTGCCCTGCTGGCAATGAGCGGAATCACCAAGCGATTTCCAGGCGTCACCGCGCTTTCCCGGGTGTCGCTGTCCCTGGCCGCGGGCGAGGTATTGGCGCTGATGGGAGAAAACGGCGCGGGCAAGAGCACGTTGATGAAGATCCTGGGCGGGGCCTACCCGCCCGACGAGGGACAGATCGTCATCGACGGCCAGGCGGTGGTCTTGACGGGAGTGCGCGAAGCCAAACGCCGCGGCATCGCGCTGATCCATCAGGAGCTGATGCTGGCCCCGAACCTGGACATCGCCTCCAACATCTTCCTTGGCAGCGAACAGGCGGGCGGGCTTGGCATGCTGAGGCCGCTGGGCAGGCGGGACATGAACCAGAAGGCGGCGGTGCTGCTGGCCCGCGTGGGGCTGAAACGACCGCCCACCACCGCGGTCTCGACCTTGACGGCCGGACAGATGCAGATGGTCGAAATCGCCAAGGCGCTGTCCGTCAACGCGCGCATCATCATCATGGACGAACCGACATCGTCGCTGACATCGGGCGAATCGGAACAACTGTTCAAGATCATCCAGCAGCTGCGCGGCGAGGGGATCGGCATCATCTACATCTCGCACCGGATGCAGGAGGTGCTGGACCTTGCCGATCGCATCACCGTCCTGCGGGACGGACGCTACATCGGGGATCTTGCGCGCGCGGGGGCGACCCACGACAAGATCGTGGCCCTGATGGTGGGGCGCGAGCTGTCGAATCAGTACTTCCCGCCCAAGAAGCCAAGACGGGAGGAAGAGCCTGTCCCGGGGGGCACCGCCGAAACCGGCATCGAACCCGTTTTGGAGGTGAAGGAGCTGCTGGTCCCCGGCGCTCCCGCGGGCGTGACCTTCACGGCGCGCCGGGGCGAGATCCTGGGCTTCGCGGGTCTGGTTGGCGCGGGCCGCACCGAGCTGATGCAGAGCATCTTCGGAGCGACCCCCGCCCGCGGGGGTTCGATGGTCCTTGCCGGCGCCGCCTTTCTGCCGCGCAACACGCGCGACGCCATCGATCGCGGCGTCTACCTGGCGCCCGAGGATCGCAAACGCCACGGCCTGGTGCTGCCGATGTCGGTCGCCGAGAACACGTCGCTGCCGAACATCGCCAACTACAACCGTTGGGGCCTGTTGGATCGCGCGACCGAGCAGCGCGTGGCCGAGTCGGAAGTCGCGCGGCTGCGTACCAAGACACCCAGCATCCGCCAGCGGGTCGTGAATCTGTCCGGCGGCAATCAGCAGAAGGTGGTGCTGGGCAAATGGCTGGCGATGAGCCCCAAGGTGCTGATCCTGGACGAGCCGACGCGCGGGATCGACGTCGGCGCGAAGGCGGAGATCTACCGCCACGTCGCGGCGCTGGCCGATGCCGGCATCACGATTCTGATGGTGAGTTCGGACATGGAGGAGGTGATCGGCATGAGTGATCGCGTGGTGGTCATGCACGAGCGACAGATCAAGGGCGTGCTGACACGCGCGGAGCTGACACAGGAACGAATCGCCTCGTTGATGACGGGCACAACCGAAGGGGCAGCCGCATGA
- a CDS encoding ABC transporter permease, protein MITLLSTWTFGLALGLVALGVFVSYRLFKFPDITTDGSFTLGAVVAAVLLTAGVDPAAATLAALAAGAAAGGCTALLHAFLGIEPLLAGILMTTTLASVNLVLLGRSNVPLSGIVTLLDRAESLLAPACATLGCSAEVAGELARLLFVAATVGIAIVGLWAFFRTRLGTAMRAGGDTPTMARALGRDTGLLTVAGLAIANALTALSGAIVAQYQGFTDVQMGIGMVVWGMASVFLGNALVGEVRLGGALLATAAGSVSFRLLVAAALRAGLDPDWLKAATAAVVLAALVAPRFLVRGRRQVAR, encoded by the coding sequence ATGATCACGCTGCTCTCGACCTGGACGTTCGGCCTGGCGCTCGGGCTCGTGGCCCTCGGCGTGTTCGTGAGTTACCGGCTGTTCAAGTTTCCCGACATCACGACCGACGGCTCGTTCACGCTCGGCGCCGTCGTCGCCGCGGTGCTCCTGACCGCCGGTGTCGATCCCGCCGCGGCCACGCTCGCCGCCCTGGCGGCGGGGGCCGCGGCCGGGGGCTGCACCGCCCTGCTCCACGCCTTCCTCGGCATCGAACCGCTGCTCGCCGGCATCCTCATGACGACCACGCTGGCCAGCGTGAATCTCGTCCTCCTCGGCCGCAGCAATGTGCCACTGTCGGGCATCGTGACGCTGCTCGACCGGGCGGAGAGCCTGCTCGCCCCCGCCTGCGCAACGCTCGGCTGCTCCGCCGAGGTGGCGGGCGAACTGGCCCGGCTGCTGTTCGTGGCGGCGACCGTGGGCATCGCGATCGTCGGCCTGTGGGCGTTTTTCCGCACCCGGCTCGGGACGGCGATGCGGGCCGGCGGCGACACGCCGACGATGGCCCGGGCGCTCGGCCGCGACACCGGCCTGCTCACCGTGGCCGGCCTGGCGATCGCCAATGCGCTCACGGCCCTGTCCGGTGCGATCGTCGCCCAGTACCAGGGCTTCACCGACGTGCAGATGGGGATCGGCATGGTGGTCTGGGGGATGGCGAGCGTGTTTCTCGGCAACGCCCTCGTCGGCGAGGTGCGGCTCGGCGGGGCCCTGCTGGCGACGGCCGCCGGCAGCGTCAGCTTCCGGCTCCTCGTCGCCGCGGCGCTGCGGGCCGGCCTCGATCCGGACTGGCTCAAGGCCGCCACCGCGGCGGTCGTGCTCGCCGCCCTCGTCGCGCCCCGGTTCCTGGTCCGCGGCCGCAGACAGGTGGCCCGATGA
- a CDS encoding DNA-binding response regulator: MVRHRPDVVLLDVRLGDEDGLDAIGPLRDAAPGVRVLILSAFDNPTYVARAASAGAHDYLSKTIGRAALIEAVTSAARGTIPARTSALRKVSAAIANRDLPAGADVPLTPRETQVLRSLAMGLSNREIAATFGISVETVKEHVQNLLRKTALGDRTQAAVWAIRRGLA; encoded by the coding sequence GTGGTCAGGCACCGGCCCGACGTCGTGCTGCTTGACGTGCGGCTCGGAGACGAGGACGGGCTCGACGCGATCGGCCCGCTGCGCGACGCGGCCCCCGGCGTCCGCGTCCTGATCCTGTCGGCCTTCGACAACCCCACGTACGTCGCCCGGGCGGCCTCGGCTGGAGCCCACGACTACCTGTCCAAGACGATCGGCCGGGCCGCCCTGATCGAGGCGGTCACGAGTGCAGCCCGGGGCACGATTCCGGCCCGCACAAGTGCGCTGCGCAAGGTTTCGGCCGCGATTGCCAACCGTGACCTGCCCGCCGGAGCCGACGTGCCGCTGACGCCGCGCGAGACTCAGGTGCTGCGGTCGCTGGCCATGGGGCTTTCCAACCGCGAGATCGCCGCCACGTTCGGGATCAGCGTGGAGACGGTGAAGGAGCACGTGCAGAACCTGCTGCGGAAGACCGCCCTCGGCGATCGCACGCAGGCGGCGGTGTGGGCCATCCGGCGCGGCCTCGCCTGA
- a CDS encoding 2-deoxy-D-gluconate 3-dehydrogenase: protein MTNTISAEDKNLGASSASAPRFDVAGQVALVTGAARGLGNAIAIALAQAGADIALGLRDVSSGGELVEAIKGTGRRVLPLQMDVTRREQIQSAVAQAERHFGRIDILVNNAGIGPPNPAEDVTEEDFDLTLAVNLKGTFFVSQAVGRVMIKNRFGRIINLSSQAGFVGLPTESVYCMTKAAIAHLTKCLAVEWGQHGITVNAVAPTFIRTPGTVKWLKDDAFRNDLLAKIPLGRVGDPIDVSGAVVFLASPAAALITGTTLMIDGGFTAR, encoded by the coding sequence ATGACCAACACCATCAGCGCGGAAGACAAAAACCTCGGTGCGAGCTCCGCTTCGGCGCCGCGATTCGACGTCGCCGGTCAGGTGGCGCTGGTCACCGGCGCCGCGCGCGGCCTGGGAAACGCGATCGCGATCGCGCTGGCACAGGCGGGCGCCGACATCGCGCTTGGCTTGCGCGACGTCAGCTCAGGCGGTGAACTGGTGGAGGCGATCAAGGGCACCGGTCGGCGCGTGTTGCCGCTGCAGATGGACGTCACGCGGCGCGAGCAGATCCAGTCCGCCGTCGCCCAGGCCGAGCGCCATTTCGGACGCATCGACATCCTGGTGAACAACGCAGGCATCGGTCCGCCCAACCCGGCCGAAGACGTGACCGAGGAGGATTTCGATCTGACGCTGGCCGTGAATCTGAAGGGGACGTTCTTTGTCAGTCAGGCGGTGGGGCGCGTGATGATCAAGAACCGCTTCGGAAGGATCATCAATCTCAGCTCGCAGGCCGGGTTCGTGGGTTTGCCGACGGAGTCCGTCTATTGCATGACCAAGGCCGCGATCGCGCACCTGACCAAATGCCTGGCCGTCGAATGGGGGCAACACGGCATCACCGTCAACGCGGTGGCGCCGACGTTCATCCGGACCCCGGGCACCGTGAAATGGCTGAAGGACGATGCCTTTCGAAACGACTTGCTGGCCAAGATCCCACTGGGACGGGTCGGTGATCCCATCGACGTGTCGGGCGCGGTGGTGTTCTTGGCGTCGCCCGCGGCGGCGCTGATCACCGGCACCACGCTGATGATCGACGGTGGTTTCACGGCGCGTTGA
- the tnpA gene encoding ISAs1 family transposase, which translates to MPGNTEVVLDMDVKSILEEVAVLPDPRSHINRLHLLSDLVVICIMAVIAGAAGPKAIGRWAESNADWLRNRLQLPNGAPAHDTIGGVLMALKPAAFQACFENWIRRLAANRKDGEREIIAIDVKGSIVTIDAAGCQKTIAAKIIEGGGDYVLTLKGNQEALHDAVVECFDAHVENDFSSPGLRTHTETVKGHGRTDEITYCQMSVPADLPGQQHWKGMRTIGVAIRTSTQADRTTHDVRYSISSLRVGIKQFAANVRGQWGIENTLHWCLDVTFREDESRVRNRLLADNIAWLTRFAISLLKQVNDKESIAMRRRMAGWNPAYLFTVLQIPA; encoded by the coding sequence GTGCCAGGGAATACCGAAGTCGTTCTGGACATGGATGTCAAAAGCATTTTGGAGGAGGTTGCAGTCCTGCCGGATCCTCGATCGCACATCAACCGCCTGCACCTTCTGAGCGACCTGGTGGTTATCTGCATCATGGCGGTCATCGCGGGCGCGGCAGGACCCAAAGCGATCGGGCGGTGGGCGGAAAGCAACGCGGACTGGTTGAGGAACCGTTTGCAGTTGCCCAATGGAGCGCCGGCACACGACACAATCGGTGGCGTGCTGATGGCTTTGAAGCCGGCTGCCTTTCAGGCTTGCTTTGAGAACTGGATCCGCCGGCTGGCCGCGAACCGCAAGGACGGGGAGCGTGAGATCATTGCCATCGACGTCAAGGGATCGATCGTCACGATCGACGCCGCCGGGTGTCAGAAAACGATCGCCGCCAAGATCATCGAGGGCGGCGGAGATTACGTCCTGACACTGAAAGGCAACCAGGAAGCGCTGCACGACGCTGTCGTGGAGTGCTTCGACGCGCACGTGGAAAATGACTTTTCCTCCCCGGGGCTCCGCACGCACACCGAGACGGTCAAGGGACACGGGCGAACGGACGAGATCACCTACTGTCAGATGTCGGTGCCTGCCGATCTGCCGGGCCAGCAACACTGGAAGGGCATGAGAACGATCGGCGTGGCCATCCGGACGAGCACTCAAGCGGACAGGACGACCCACGACGTGCGGTACTCCATCAGCTCACTCCGCGTAGGCATCAAGCAGTTCGCAGCAAACGTCCGCGGACAATGGGGTATCGAGAACACGTTGCATTGGTGTCTGGACGTTACCTTCAGGGAGGACGAAAGTCGCGTCCGTAATCGCCTCTTGGCTGACAATATCGCCTGGCTCACACGCTTCGCGATCAGCCTGCTGAAGCAGGTCAACGACAAGGAAAGCATCGCCATGCGGCGAAGGATGGCCGGCTGGAATCCCGCCTACCTCTTCACAGTCCTGCAAATCCCGGCGTAA